The proteins below come from a single Tissierella sp. MB52-C2 genomic window:
- a CDS encoding ABC transporter ATP-binding protein, whose amino-acid sequence MEPILTVTNLTKQYPDFKLENVSFSIPKGTIMGLIGENGAGKSTTINAILDLVQKDSGSVTFWGEELSSNPKQLKEDIGVVFDSINFYETLTPAKVEKISATAYRQWDTSTYHNYIKRFQLPLNKEIKTFSKGMKVKLCIAVALSHNPKLLILDEATSGLDPIMRDDILDVFLDFVQDENHSIMMSSHITADLEKVADYITFIHKGKVIFNKKKDELIYNYGIIRCGATVFDTIDKSEILAYRKCDYQWEVLVDDKEKAKRKYKSAVIDNASIDDILLLYVKGEQVK is encoded by the coding sequence ATGGAACCTATTTTAACAGTAACTAATTTGACAAAGCAGTATCCAGATTTCAAATTAGAAAATGTTTCATTCTCAATTCCAAAAGGTACTATCATGGGACTAATTGGAGAAAATGGTGCTGGCAAAAGTACAACTATAAATGCGATTTTGGATTTGGTTCAAAAAGATAGTGGTAGTGTGACTTTTTGGGGTGAGGAGCTATCTTCCAATCCAAAACAACTTAAAGAGGATATAGGTGTAGTATTTGATAGTATCAATTTTTACGAAACCCTAACCCCAGCAAAGGTGGAAAAAATTTCTGCAACAGCTTATAGACAATGGGACACCTCTACTTATCATAACTATATCAAAAGGTTTCAGCTTCCCTTAAATAAAGAAATTAAAACATTTTCTAAGGGGATGAAAGTTAAACTATGCATTGCAGTTGCTCTATCCCATAATCCAAAACTTTTAATTTTAGATGAAGCAACCAGTGGTCTCGACCCTATTATGCGTGATGATATTTTAGATGTTTTTCTTGACTTTGTTCAAGATGAAAATCATTCGATTATGATGTCATCACATATTACAGCAGATTTAGAAAAAGTAGCTGATTATATTACTTTCATTCACAAAGGAAAGGTCATCTTCAATAAGAAAAAAGATGAACTCATCTACAATTATGGTATTATTCGTTGTGGGGCTACTGTTTTTGACACAATAGATAAATCAGAAATTCTTGCATATCGTAAATGTGATTATCAATGGGAGGTTTTAGTTGATGATAAAGAAAAGGCAAAAAGGAAATATAAATCAGCAGTAATAGATAATGCCTCTATTGATGATATTCTTTTACTTTATGTAAAGGGGGAACAGGTAAAATGA
- a CDS encoding ABC-2 transporter permease, whose protein sequence is MKSLILKDLLNIGHNAKSMLFMLIVFAIIIIPQGGIEKYIITSGILCSMMVITTFSFDDNSKWAKYAMVTPISRQEYVLSKFIVLLIFSTIGVISGLIVGSIGGIFLNKLVLDINSMITILTVTIVGLMISIILGSMSIPLLFKFGAEKARTLSIITFVIPVVICFAIYQLLLLLGIELTEQFIVILLYSSPLIAIIWNFIMYKISYSIFSKKEIIL, encoded by the coding sequence ATGAAAAGTTTGATATTGAAGGATTTACTTAACATTGGGCATAATGCAAAATCTATGTTATTCATGCTTATTGTTTTTGCAATAATTATAATACCACAAGGAGGCATAGAAAAATATATTATTACAAGTGGAATTCTCTGTAGTATGATGGTTATCACTACCTTTAGCTTTGATGATAATTCTAAATGGGCTAAATATGCCATGGTTACACCTATTTCAAGACAAGAATATGTTCTCAGCAAATTTATTGTACTTCTCATCTTTTCAACCATAGGTGTAATCTCCGGTCTTATTGTCGGTAGTATTGGGGGAATTTTCCTTAACAAATTGGTATTGGATATTAACAGTATGATTACAATTTTAACCGTTACCATAGTAGGCCTAATGATTTCTATAATTTTAGGAAGTATGTCCATTCCATTATTGTTTAAGTTTGGTGCAGAGAAGGCAAGAACTCTATCCATAATTACATTTGTTATTCCCGTTGTCATTTGTTTTGCTATCTACCAATTGCTGCTCTTATTAGGAATTGAATTGACAGAACAATTTATCGTTATTCTCCTTTACAGTTCTCCACTAATTGCAATAATTTGGAATTTTATAATGTATAAAATAAGTTATTCAATTTTCTCCAAAAAGGAAATAATACTTTAA
- a CDS encoding ABC transporter ATP-binding protein, with the protein MTSLITVKDLRKWYVQKKKQTIKAVDGVSFSLERGNILGIIGESGCGKSTLGRLLVALESPTEGIIEFEGRPIECILRNKDLKFRRDCQMIFQNPFDTFDPRDNVKRILTTALKIHSIGNSEEERINICISVMEKAGIRPAKDYLSRYPHELSGGQLQRISIIRAMLLNPKIIIADEPVSMLDVSVRADIINLLLHLTEEQGAGMMFISHDIATTRYISHRIAVMYLGKIVEIGQADDVIHNPRHPYTKALISNCGSINPFDNRDLIRIKGEPPTPIDTGPGCYFAPRCYKAGEECNKSYPIMEEVGDNHYASCFYLFN; encoded by the coding sequence ATGACTAGCCTCATAACAGTAAAGGATTTAAGGAAATGGTATGTTCAAAAAAAGAAACAAACCATCAAGGCTGTAGATGGAGTTAGCTTTTCCCTTGAAAGAGGAAACATATTGGGAATAATAGGTGAGTCTGGCTGTGGTAAATCTACTTTGGGGAGATTATTAGTTGCTTTAGAGAGTCCTACAGAGGGAATTATTGAATTTGAAGGCAGGCCTATTGAATGCATATTGAGAAATAAAGATTTAAAATTTAGGAGAGATTGTCAAATGATTTTTCAGAATCCATTTGATACCTTTGACCCTAGAGATAATGTTAAAAGGATATTGACTACTGCGTTAAAAATACATAGTATAGGTAATTCTGAGGAAGAAAGAATAAATATTTGTATATCAGTTATGGAGAAAGCAGGTATAAGACCAGCAAAGGACTATCTTTCCAGATATCCTCATGAGCTTTCTGGAGGGCAGCTTCAAAGAATATCCATAATTAGAGCTATGCTATTAAATCCCAAGATTATTATTGCTGATGAGCCTGTATCCATGCTAGATGTGTCAGTTCGTGCAGATATAATAAATCTATTGCTGCATCTCACTGAGGAGCAAGGGGCTGGGATGATGTTTATAAGTCATGATATTGCAACGACACGTTATATATCCCATAGGATTGCAGTAATGTACTTAGGGAAAATAGTAGAGATTGGGCAAGCAGATGATGTAATACATAATCCAAGGCATCCATATACAAAGGCATTGATTTCAAACTGTGGATCCATAAATCCATTTGATAATAGAGATTTAATTAGAATAAAGGGAGAACCGCCTACTCCTATTGATACAGGTCCAGGCTGTTATTTTGCTCCGAGATGCTATAAAGCAGGTGAAGAGTGTAACAAATCATATCCTATTATGGAAGAAGTAGGAGATAATCATTATGCAAGCTGTTTTTATTTATTTAATTAA
- a CDS encoding ABC transporter ATP-binding protein, with translation MSLLNINNLNIVYKVKGKRIKAVKDLSLNIESEDSIGIVGESGSGKSTFAMSILSLLPKEITEITGDIIFDGTNLLKIDEERLRQIKWKEIAYVFQKSMNSLSPVHKIGLQMNDIYKIHKAYATDREAKERIFELFNLVNLSEGVYDLYPHELSGGMMQRVSIALSLLHYPRLLILDEATTALDVVTQGQILEEIMELEKKLKLTRIMITHDVSVVSLTCKKVAVMYAGYLLESGYVEDVLSLPKHPYTRELLNSHPSLTGERNRLKGIPGSFPDLSAVHKGCIFADRCKESMDICFVSEPKTVELSNDWKVACHLVGGEYND, from the coding sequence ATGTCATTACTTAATATAAATAATCTAAATATTGTATATAAAGTTAAAGGGAAAAGAATTAAAGCAGTAAAGGATTTATCTTTGAATATAGAATCAGAAGATTCCATTGGAATAGTTGGTGAATCTGGGTCAGGAAAGTCAACATTTGCTATGTCGATTCTTAGTCTCCTTCCCAAAGAAATAACAGAGATAACGGGAGATATTATATTTGATGGGACTAATCTGTTAAAAATAGATGAAGAAAGATTGAGACAAATAAAGTGGAAGGAAATTGCATATGTCTTCCAAAAATCAATGAATTCACTAAGTCCAGTACATAAAATCGGACTTCAAATGAATGATATATATAAAATTCATAAAGCATATGCCACCGATAGAGAGGCTAAAGAGAGGATATTTGAATTATTTAATCTTGTGAATCTCTCAGAGGGAGTATATGATCTTTACCCTCATGAATTATCAGGGGGAATGATGCAAAGGGTCAGTATAGCTCTTAGTTTACTTCATTACCCGAGACTATTGATATTAGACGAGGCAACAACTGCTTTAGATGTTGTGACACAGGGACAGATACTTGAGGAGATAATGGAGCTTGAAAAAAAGTTAAAATTGACAAGGATAATGATAACTCATGATGTGTCAGTAGTATCTTTAACATGTAAAAAGGTTGCAGTGATGTATGCAGGCTATCTTCTTGAATCTGGATATGTGGAAGATGTCCTTAGTTTACCTAAGCATCCTTATACTAGGGAGCTTTTGAATTCCCATCCATCTCTTACAGGAGAGAGAAATAGGTTAAAGGGGATTCCAGGTTCTTTTCCGGATCTTAGTGCAGTACATAAGGGCTGTATCTTTGCTGATAGATGCAAAGAGTCTATGGATATATGCTTTGTCAGTGAGCCAAAGACAGTAGAGCTATCAAATGATTGGAAGGTAGCATGTCATTTAGTAGGAGGTGAATATAATGACTAG
- a CDS encoding GGDEF domain-containing protein — MSKGDKHREIVHIVLDKRCNIEYTSIDNQNAISYIEKLKILQRLSDDLPIQYDLGDCYVNLDKVNIANKVYYLITIIEEYDKCTDCSRVFIDKVTGLYNRNYWERLINDEMSNLVAENFTLIIIDVDNLKGINDIYGHTAGDKVIEIVGEGIKKCIRKSDVGLRYGGDEFIILLFKQDRNIAYKVIERIRGEIHRLSVSYGLNIQFSAGIAYSNSLKNMADTMTMADKDLYREKGLKNR; from the coding sequence ATGTCTAAAGGGGATAAACATAGGGAAATAGTTCATATTGTGTTAGATAAAAGATGTAATATAGAATATACCAGCATAGACAATCAAAACGCAATATCATATATTGAAAAACTAAAGATTTTACAAAGATTGTCTGATGATTTGCCAATTCAATATGATTTAGGGGATTGTTATGTAAACCTTGACAAGGTTAATATTGCCAATAAAGTATACTATTTAATTACAATTATAGAGGAATATGATAAGTGTACTGATTGTAGTAGGGTATTCATTGATAAGGTCACAGGACTATATAATCGTAACTACTGGGAGAGACTTATCAATGATGAAATGTCTAATCTTGTGGCAGAAAACTTTACCTTGATAATTATTGATGTGGATAATTTAAAGGGAATAAATGATATATATGGTCATACGGCAGGTGATAAAGTCATTGAGATTGTAGGAGAAGGGATTAAAAAGTGCATAAGGAAAAGTGATGTGGGGTTAAGATATGGGGGGGATGAATTTATAATTTTGCTTTTTAAACAAGACAGAAATATAGCTTATAAAGTTATAGAAAGAATTAGGGGAGAAATCCATAGATTATCAGTAAGTTATGGGTTAAATATTCAATTTAGTGCAGGAATTGCTTATAGCAATTCATTAAAAAATATGGCGGACACAATGACTATGGCAGATAAAGATTTATATAGAGAAAAAGGATTAAAAAATAGATGA
- the recR gene encoding recombination mediator RecR, whose product MEQYALPIANLIEQLSHLPGIGRKTAQRLAFYILEMEDIDAEKLSKSIIDAKEKIRLCSICCNLTDEDPCNICRDNMRDKSIICVVEGAKDIIAMEKSREYKGQYHVLHGVISPMDNVGPDDIRVKELLNRLSKDEIKEIVLATNPTVEGEATALYISRLIKPLGIKVTRIAHGIPVGGDLEYFDEVTLAKAMDNRREI is encoded by the coding sequence ATGGAACAGTATGCACTACCTATAGCCAACTTAATAGAGCAGCTATCGCATTTACCAGGTATAGGTAGAAAAACTGCTCAAAGATTAGCCTTCTATATATTAGAAATGGAAGACATAGATGCAGAAAAGTTATCTAAATCCATTATAGATGCAAAGGAGAAAATAAGACTTTGTAGTATTTGCTGCAACTTAACAGATGAAGACCCATGTAATATTTGTAGAGATAATATGAGAGATAAGTCTATAATCTGTGTAGTGGAAGGAGCCAAAGATATTATAGCCATGGAGAAATCTAGGGAGTATAAGGGACAGTACCATGTACTCCACGGAGTAATATCTCCAATGGATAATGTGGGACCTGATGATATAAGAGTTAAAGAGCTTTTAAATAGACTATCAAAGGATGAAATAAAGGAGATAGTTCTAGCTACTAACCCAACAGTGGAGGGTGAAGCTACAGCTCTTTATATATCAAGGCTGATAAAGCCCTTAGGTATAAAAGTAACAAGAATAGCCCACGGTATACCAGTAGGTGGAGATCTTGAGTACTTTGATGAGGTGACCTTAGCAAAGGCCATGGATAATAGAAGAGAGATATAA
- a CDS encoding YbaB/EbfC family nucleoid-associated protein — protein MAKRGFPGMGGNMGNMMKQMQKMQKQMEEMQKQLEETEVEATAGGGAISCKVNGKKEVLEITIDESVVDPEDVEMLQDLVLAAVNEALRKAEDMMTKEMNKLTGGMNIPGLF, from the coding sequence ATGGCAAAACGTGGATTCCCAGGAATGGGTGGAAATATGGGAAATATGATGAAACAAATGCAAAAGATGCAAAAACAAATGGAGGAAATGCAAAAACAATTAGAAGAAACAGAGGTAGAAGCAACTGCGGGTGGTGGAGCTATTTCATGTAAAGTAAATGGCAAAAAAGAAGTTCTTGAAATCACCATAGATGAAAGCGTAGTAGATCCAGAAGACGTGGAAATGCTGCAAGACTTAGTTTTAGCTGCTGTAAATGAAGCACTTAGAAAAGCTGAAGATATGATGACTAAGGAAATGAATAAACTTACTGGTGGAATGAATATCCCAGGATTGTTCTAA
- a CDS encoding ABC transporter substrate-binding protein — protein sequence MRKISLLLVIVLCLGLFTGCAKKNEAPEAGETEAVAKVDSESEVSSGPKEGGTFIASVSREPQTYNPDAHSDDGAYPVIQNVFNKLVKINGYDQVVPDLAKEWEFSEDAKTITFHLQENVKWHDGKDFSSEDVKWTFDQIIKEKGFASASLSDIEEIICPDKNTVVFKLKGPNSGLLGYVAWFGTYIMPKHIYEGTDWLENPANQSPIGTGPFKFVEHKKGQSVTIERNDEYWGDKPYLDKVVFSIIPEQSTAYQAWLNGETDENKHGVPANELSGFENNPDYVIYDKLWPNKGYIHFNVNKGKFADLKVRQAVAYGIDRDEIFTKALKGIGEKAEYFISPLYDWAINEDAKLPERDIEKAKALLEEAGYKADDNGIYFTTTVDTYPGFDDIVEVLKSNFKEFGIDLQVNAMDDAAYDEKVWFGRDFELTMLGGYQGPDISAIGNRIGAGTSMNLGEYNNPRVEELLKQGVILSSEEDRAPIYKEIQKILSEDLPNIFLYEKGAKIVVKSYVKGHPAGDAVEKASESEYTYIWLDK from the coding sequence ATGAGAAAGATATCCTTACTTCTTGTTATAGTTCTATGTCTTGGACTATTTACAGGATGTGCTAAGAAAAATGAAGCTCCAGAAGCTGGGGAGACAGAAGCTGTGGCAAAGGTTGATTCTGAATCAGAGGTTTCATCTGGACCTAAGGAAGGTGGAACATTTATAGCAAGTGTATCTAGAGAGCCCCAAACATATAATCCTGATGCTCATTCTGATGATGGTGCATACCCGGTGATTCAAAATGTTTTCAATAAGCTTGTAAAGATTAATGGATATGATCAAGTAGTTCCAGATCTTGCTAAGGAATGGGAATTCTCTGAAGATGCTAAAACTATAACATTTCATCTACAAGAAAATGTTAAATGGCATGATGGTAAAGACTTCAGCTCAGAAGACGTAAAGTGGACTTTTGACCAGATAATAAAGGAAAAAGGCTTTGCTTCAGCATCACTTTCAGATATTGAAGAAATTATATGTCCTGACAAAAATACAGTAGTATTTAAGCTTAAAGGACCTAATTCAGGATTATTAGGATATGTAGCATGGTTTGGAACATATATAATGCCAAAGCATATATATGAAGGAACTGATTGGTTAGAAAACCCTGCAAATCAAAGTCCAATAGGTACTGGTCCATTTAAATTTGTAGAGCATAAAAAGGGACAAAGTGTAACTATTGAAAGAAATGATGAATATTGGGGAGATAAACCATATTTAGATAAGGTAGTGTTCTCTATAATTCCAGAGCAGAGTACTGCTTATCAAGCATGGCTAAATGGGGAAACGGACGAAAATAAACATGGTGTTCCCGCTAATGAGCTTAGTGGATTTGAAAACAATCCGGATTATGTAATATATGACAAACTTTGGCCAAACAAAGGATATATACATTTTAATGTAAATAAGGGCAAATTTGCTGACTTAAAAGTCAGACAAGCAGTAGCTTATGGTATAGATAGAGATGAAATTTTTACTAAGGCATTAAAAGGCATTGGTGAAAAAGCAGAATATTTCATATCACCTCTTTATGATTGGGCAATAAATGAAGACGCAAAGCTTCCAGAAAGAGACATTGAAAAAGCAAAAGCTTTACTTGAAGAAGCAGGATATAAGGCTGATGATAATGGAATATATTTCACTACAACAGTGGATACTTATCCTGGATTTGATGATATAGTAGAAGTCCTTAAATCAAACTTCAAAGAATTTGGCATAGATCTACAAGTTAATGCAATGGACGATGCAGCTTATGATGAGAAGGTTTGGTTTGGACGTGATTTTGAATTAACAATGCTTGGCGGATACCAAGGTCCAGATATATCAGCAATAGGAAATCGTATTGGTGCAGGTACTTCAATGAATCTAGGAGAATATAATAATCCTAGAGTAGAAGAATTATTGAAACAAGGGGTAATCTTATCTTCAGAAGAAGACAGGGCACCTATATATAAAGAAATACAAAAAATATTATCAGAGGATCTTCCAAATATATTTTTATATGAAAAGGGAGCAAAGATAGTGGTTAAATCTTATGTAAAAGGTCATCCAGCAGGAGATGCTGTGGAAAAAGCATCAGAATCAGAATATACTTATATATGGTTAGATAAATAA
- a CDS encoding helix-turn-helix transcriptional regulator produces the protein MKLILDSKERNVAGPRVKIARLKNKLTQQELSAKLETLAVYVDRASISKIEQQKRIITDIELIAFSKILKVSVDWLLEIDK, from the coding sequence ATGAAGTTAATATTAGATTCTAAGGAGCGTAATGTTGCAGGACCTAGAGTAAAAATTGCAAGATTAAAAAACAAGCTTACACAACAGGAATTATCAGCAAAACTTGAAACACTTGCTGTCTATGTAGATAGGGCAAGCATTTCAAAAATTGAACAACAGAAAAGAATTATTACGGATATTGAGCTGATAGCATTCTCTAAGATACTTAAAGTTAGTGTTGATTGGTTGTTGGAGATTGATAAGTAA
- a CDS encoding GntR family transcriptional regulator, which translates to MEIIISSNTSKPIYEQITSQIKAMIMSGKLQTGEPIPSMRALAKSLHISVITVQRAYEDLQRDGFIETTVGRGSFVSAQNKDFYQEEQQRLAEEHLQEAADIGRTSGIPLSKLVELLTIFYQEEE; encoded by the coding sequence GTGGAAATTATTATAAGCAGCAATACAAGTAAGCCAATCTATGAACAGATAACATCACAAATAAAGGCAATGATTATGAGCGGAAAATTACAAACAGGCGAGCCCATTCCTTCTATGCGTGCACTGGCAAAATCTCTCCATATAAGTGTGATTACCGTTCAAAGGGCTTATGAGGATTTACAAAGAGATGGATTTATAGAAACTACTGTTGGTCGTGGCAGTTTCGTATCAGCTCAAAATAAAGATTTTTATCAAGAAGAACAGCAAAGATTAGCTGAAGAACATTTACAGGAAGCTGCTGATATTGGACGGACCAGTGGTATTCCATTAAGCAAATTGGTTGAGCTTCTAACCATATTTTATCAAGAGGAGGAATAA
- a CDS encoding ABC transporter permease has product MKNVKYILKKICSTKELLLGITILIILILVAILSPFIATNDPYFLNDDLTARPSSKYIFGTDGLGRDVFSMVVWGARTSLKVGIVVAFISSIIGTLIGGIAGYLGGKTDKIISEIINIFLMLPTFFLILIIIAIYGSSLTNIIVVMALTSWTGTARLMRSQAISLRERTFIKSAQTIGEGNIRILFRHIIPNGIFPIIADSTMAISSAILSEAGLSFLGLGDPNVISWGKIIANGKVYLPRSWWICTFPGLAIVCTVLSFYLIGEGMNRLLNPKFNGKD; this is encoded by the coding sequence ATGAAGAATGTGAAATATATATTGAAGAAAATATGCTCTACTAAGGAACTATTGCTCGGCATTACAATTCTTATAATATTGATTTTAGTAGCAATACTGTCCCCCTTTATTGCTACTAATGACCCTTATTTTTTAAACGATGATTTAACTGCAAGACCTTCTTCTAAATATATTTTTGGTACTGATGGTTTAGGCAGAGATGTATTTAGCATGGTAGTTTGGGGTGCTAGGACATCATTAAAGGTAGGAATTGTAGTTGCTTTTATATCGTCGATTATAGGGACATTAATAGGAGGTATTGCAGGATACCTAGGGGGAAAGACTGATAAAATAATTTCCGAGATAATAAATATTTTTTTAATGCTGCCTACTTTTTTTCTAATATTAATTATTATTGCAATCTATGGAAGCAGTTTAACCAATATAATAGTTGTCATGGCATTAACAAGTTGGACAGGCACTGCAAGATTGATGCGCTCCCAAGCAATATCCCTAAGGGAAAGGACATTTATAAAAAGTGCTCAAACCATTGGTGAAGGTAATATTAGGATATTATTTAGGCATATTATACCTAATGGAATTTTCCCGATTATAGCAGATTCCACCATGGCTATATCGTCTGCAATATTATCCGAGGCAGGCTTATCCTTCTTGGGTCTTGGAGACCCTAACGTTATAAGCTGGGGTAAGATAATTGCAAATGGAAAAGTATATCTTCCCCGTAGTTGGTGGATATGCACTTTTCCAGGGTTGGCAATTGTATGTACAGTGCTTTCCTTTTATTTAATCGGAGAAGGAATGAATCGTCTGTTAAACCCTAAATTTAATGGGAAAGACTGA
- a CDS encoding ABC transporter permease, whose protein sequence is MRDYIRKRITTGILTILFSFCLTFFLIRYAPGNPIKVLAGTENPNPELIEHLTAKYGLDKSIPIQFVNYIKNILKGDLGYSYMSNEPVSKLISEKLFATILLTLTGVILSVVVGTFLGVYAARKAGSIFDRLMCSFCYVFDAIPGFWLGLILILIFASKFGILPTSGMYDLRADHQGFARVLDTIKHMVLPVSTLFIIQMPMYFRISRSSVLQTMSEDFILTLRAAGMKENKIFNKYVLRNAIIPTITKLSLSLAFIISGVALIEIVFAWPGMGRLIMDAIMKRDYPLLTGVYLMISVSICVVMIITDIIYALIDPRIRLE, encoded by the coding sequence ATGAGAGATTATATTAGAAAGCGTATTACTACTGGAATCTTAACAATATTATTTTCTTTTTGTTTAACCTTTTTTTTGATTAGATACGCTCCAGGAAATCCTATAAAGGTTTTAGCAGGTACAGAAAATCCTAATCCAGAGCTTATAGAGCATTTAACAGCTAAATATGGATTAGATAAATCGATTCCAATCCAGTTTGTCAATTATATAAAAAATATATTAAAAGGTGATCTTGGATATTCCTATATGAGCAATGAGCCTGTGTCAAAGCTAATCAGTGAAAAGTTATTTGCCACAATCTTACTTACTTTAACAGGGGTTATATTGTCAGTGGTAGTAGGAACATTCTTGGGTGTATATGCAGCAAGGAAGGCAGGGTCTATATTTGACAGGCTTATGTGTAGTTTTTGCTATGTTTTTGATGCTATTCCAGGCTTTTGGCTTGGATTAATTTTGATACTTATATTTGCATCTAAATTTGGAATTTTACCTACTTCAGGAATGTATGATTTAAGGGCTGATCATCAAGGATTTGCTCGTGTTTTAGACACTATAAAGCATATGGTTTTACCTGTCAGTACTCTATTTATAATTCAGATGCCAATGTATTTCAGAATATCCAGATCCTCAGTTTTACAGACTATGTCAGAGGATTTTATTTTGACTTTAAGGGCGGCGGGAATGAAAGAGAATAAGATATTTAATAAATATGTGTTGAGAAATGCTATAATCCCTACTATTACAAAACTCAGCTTATCTTTAGCATTTATAATTAGTGGGGTAGCTTTGATAGAGATAGTTTTTGCATGGCCCGGTATGGGCAGACTTATTATGGATGCAATAATGAAAAGGGATTATCCACTGCTAACAGGTGTATATCTGATGATCTCTGTATCTATTTGTGTAGTTATGATTATTACTGATATTATCTATGCTTTAATAGATCCAAGAATCAGGCTTGAATAA